The Athalia rosae chromosome 7, iyAthRosa1.1, whole genome shotgun sequence genome window below encodes:
- the LOC105689683 gene encoding tRNA-splicing endonuclease subunit Sen34 has product MSEIMDLALSEETAYVWNAEDWLKLRRDYRIYGVLIGCLPRLPRQEVFLGLPLLLLAEETTLLIEKNIVRLKSHASMYKKPDDLMRKVFQEYKEKLFIEQEICLREQRKKQIISMMDKIIEGKKRKILGIGTSKKKIRSQKIDGPTQTAMNIINIDRDTLLQQEMAKLPKLEKSDALIQTHTSYPWLGDMEDRTSAWKYPSTPNEVIRYKVYKDLWEHGFHVTSGEKFGGDFLVYPGDPMMYHSQFIVSCIDRQEMIPTLELIAHSRVGCNVRKTQVYATLAEKSQDVKYQSFQWTDSYAL; this is encoded by the exons ATGTCCGAAATTATGGATCTAGCTCTGTCAGAAGAAACTGCATATGTTTGGAATGCTGAAG ATTGGCTGAAATTGAGAAGAGATTATAGAATCTACGGTGTCTTAATAGGATGTCTTCCAAGGCTCCCACGGCAAGAAGTTTTTCTTGGATTACCTTTATTATTACTTGCAGAAGAAACAACTCTtcttatagaaaaaaacattgtgcGTCTTAAAAGCCATGCATCAATGTATAAAAAGCCGGACGATTtgatgagaaaagtttttcaagaatacaaagaaaaattatttattgaacaaGAAATTTGTTTGAGAGAGCAAAGGAAAAAGCAG ATTATTTCAATGATGGATAAAATaatcgaggggaaaaaaagaaaaattcttggcATTGGTAccagcaaaaaaaagatacggagtcaaaaaatagaTGGACCGACTCAGACTgcaatgaatataataaacaTCGATCGAGATACACTTCTACAACAAGAAATGGCCAAGCTACCAAAGCTCGAAAAAAGTGATGCTCTAATCCAGACTCATACTT CTTACCCCTGGCTTGGTGATATGGAAGATAGAACTTCTGCTTGGAAGTATCCTTCAACTCCTAATGAAGTTATAAGATATAAGGTCTACAAAGATCTTTGGGAGCATGGATTTCATGTTACTAGTGGGGAAAAGTTTGGTGGAGATTTCCTTGTTTATCCAG GCGATCCGATGATGTACCACTCTCAATTCATAGTGTCATGCATAGACAGACAAGAAATGATACCTACTCTCGAATTGATCGCTCACTCCCGTGTTGGCTGCAATGTCCGCAAGACTCAAGTCTACGCAACCCTTGCTGAAAAGAGTCAAGACGTCAAGTACCAGTCTTTCCAGTGGACAGATTCATATGCGCTCTGA
- the LOC105689679 gene encoding WD repeat-containing protein 48 yields MATHKTGGQSARKKVQVSMVIRDEVERKHRAGVNSLQYDPVSHRLYSAGRDSIIRIWNCKNIKEPYIQSMEHHTDWVNDIVSCCGGKNLISASSDTTVKVWNAHKGFCMSTLRTHKDYVKALAYAKDREQVASAGLDRAIFLWDVNTLTALTASNNTVTTSSLTGNKDSIYSLAMNPPGTVIVSGSTEKVLRVWDPRSCAKLMKLRGHADNIKALVLNRDGTQCLSASSDGTIKLWSLGQQWCIQTFRVHTEGVWALLATDTFSHVISGGRDRKVIMTELRAPERCTVICEEKAPILKMAMTPDQNSLWVATSESTINNWAINQKDWQCGDYCEDTTGTVSGLRSIGPYNSEPTQKIIGGAAVRHCHVLNDRRHVLTRDTEENVALYDVLKASKVIDLGQVDFDQEVKKRNKTVYVPNWFNVDLKTGMLTIHLGQDENDCFSAWVSAKETGLADNDAVDQKVNYGNLLLQALLEHWWRPLHADDENDGNINDGNGPTHTRGGNPYFSVPGHTPVIFSEVGGRTLYRLLVRDAAGETEGVLLNETVPPWVVDIVVDKNLPKFIKIPFYLLPHSTSGVKSLKKDRLIANDFIQVRKVAEHVYDKVLGAGSDSGSVAGAGNTVSGGSPAGDRANADSNTDNSSLAEDKVELLCNDQLLDPSMDLRTVRHFVWKNSADLTLHYRPVK; encoded by the exons ATGGCAACCCACAAGACAGGTGGCCAAAGTGCCCGCAAAAAAGTACAG GTATCAATGGTGATCAGAGATGAAGTAGAGCGTAAGCACAGAGCAGGAGTAAATTCGCTGCAATATGATCCAGTTTCGCATAGATTGTACTCCGCTGGAAGAGACAGCATAATACGCATATGGAACTGCAAAAATATTAAAGAACCTTATATACAATCAATGGAACATCACACAGACTGGGTCAATGATATTGTTTCATGTTGCGGTGGTAAAAATT TGATATCGGCTAGCTCTGACACAACAGTTAAAGTGTGGAATGCTCACAAAGGCTTCTGCATGTCCACTCTGCGCACGCATAAGGACTATGTTAAAGCCCTAGCATATGCAAAGGACAGAGAACAAGTGGCTAGCGCCGGGTTAGACAGAGCAATATTTTTGTGGGATGTCAATACATTGACGGCTTTGACTGCCAGTAACAACACAGTGACCA CTTCATCCTTGACGGGAAACAAAGACTCCATTTATAGTTTAGCGATGAATCCACCCGGGACTGTCATAGTCAGTGGAAGCACTGAAAAAGTTCTTCGTGTCTGGGATCCACGGTCTTGTGCAAAGCTCATGAAGCTCAGAGGTCACGCAGATAATATCAAAGCTCTGGTTTTAAACAGAGATGGGACGCAGTGTCTTTCTGCTAGCTCAGATGGTACTATAAAATTGTGGTCCCTTGGCCAACAGTGGTGCATACAAACGTTCAGAGTTCATACAGAAGGCGTTTGGGCATTGCTG GCGACAGATACTTTCAGCCACGTAATATCTGGGGGTAGAGATAGAAAGGTAATAATGACAGAGTTGAGGGCACCTGAAAGATGCACAGTCATCTGTGAGGAGAAAGCTCCGATCCTCAAAATGGCTATGACTCCAGATCAGAATAGTTTATGGGTAGCCACTAGCGAGTCGACTATAAACAACTGG GCAATTAACCAAAAAGACTGGCAATGCGGAGACTATTGCGAGGATACAACCGGAACTGTATCTGGACTTAGAAGTATAGGACCTTATAATTCAGAGCCTACCCAGAAAATAATTGGAGGTGCAGCGGTACGACACTGTCACGTTCTCAATGACAGAAGGCATGTTCTAACTCGAGACACTGAGGAAAATGTGGCACTTTATGATGTGTTGAAAGCTAGCAAAGTCATCGATCTTGGGCAGGTGGATTTTGATCAggaagtgaagaaaagaaataagacaGTTTATGTCCCAAATTGGTTTAACGTTGACCTGAAGACTGGG atGTTAACTATACACTTGGGGCAAGATGAGAATGACTGTTTTTCCGCATGGGTTTCTGCTAAAGAAACCGGCTTGGCAGACAATGACGCCGTTGACCAGAAAG TAAACTATGGAAATCTGCTTCTCCAAGCGCTTCTCGAGCATTGGTGGAGACCTTTGCATGCCGACGACGAGAATGATGGGAATATTAATGACGGAAACGGACCAACGCATACCAGAGGAGGTAATCCCTACTTTTCCGTTCCCGGCCATACACCTGTCATCTTTAG tGAAGTCGGCGGTAGAACTTTATACAGATTGCTAGTCCGTGATGCAGCTGGTGAGACAGAAGGAGTACTTCTCAATGAAACTGTCCCACCATGGGTTGTCGACATTGTAGTAGATAAAAATCTGCCGAAGTTTATCAAGATTCCGTTTTACCTGTTGCCACACTCGACTTCAGGTGTTAAGAGCTTGAAAAA AGATCGCCTGATAGCCAATGATTTTATTCAAGTTCGCAAAGTGGCCGAGCACGTGTACGATAAGGTATTAGGTGCTGGTAGTGACTCCGGTTCAGTTGCTGGTGCTGGAAATACAGTGTCTGGAGGTTCTCCAGCTGGCGACCGTGCAAACGCTGATTCAAATACTGACAACTCGTCATTAGCAGAAGACAAGGTGGAGCTACTTTGCAACGATCAACTTCTGGACCCTTCTATGGACTTGAGAACG GTGAGACATTTCGTCTGGAAAAACTCCGCGGATTTGACGTTACATTATCGACCAGTCAAATAG